The Lutibacter profundi genome includes a region encoding these proteins:
- a CDS encoding GIY-YIG nuclease family protein, whose translation MKLSYVYILVNEYRTTFYIGMTSNLKERINQHKNGLGSKFTSKYNVKDLIYFEEFTDINQAILREKN comes from the coding sequence ATGAAATTAAGTTATGTTTACATATTAGTGAATGAATATAGAACAACCTTTTATATTGGTATGACATCAAACTTAAAAGAAAGAATAAACCAGCATAAAAATGGATTAGGTTCAAAGTTTACATCAAAATATAATGTGAAAGATTTAATATATTTCGAAGAATTTACGGATATAAATCAAGCAATTTTAAGAGAAAAAAATTAA
- a CDS encoding phosphoribosylanthranilate isomerase: protein MKIKVCGMRDVENVSSLLALKPDFVGFIFYHKSKRFVTEFPQIKFPSETKKVGVFVNETIEKVIATVEKYKLDFVQLHGNETPNYCNEILNSHLERSRKIVSESHKLKIIKAFSVDENFDFSITKKFQKFCEYFLFDTKGTNYGGNGIKFNWEILQNYKGKVPFLLSGGISKDDAEDIKKIIHPAFKGVDINSGFEIEPALKNIKNIKEFKHNLI, encoded by the coding sequence ATGAAAATTAAAGTTTGCGGAATGCGAGATGTAGAGAATGTTTCGAGCTTATTAGCTTTGAAACCAGATTTTGTAGGGTTTATCTTCTATCATAAATCTAAGCGTTTTGTTACAGAATTTCCGCAGATTAAATTTCCTTCGGAAACAAAAAAAGTAGGTGTTTTTGTAAATGAAACTATTGAAAAAGTAATTGCTACTGTTGAAAAATATAAATTAGATTTTGTACAGTTGCACGGAAATGAAACTCCTAATTATTGTAATGAAATTCTAAATAGTCATCTTGAGCGCAGTCGAAAGATTGTTTCAGAATCTCATAAATTAAAAATTATCAAAGCATTTTCAGTAGATGAAAACTTTGATTTCAGCATTACAAAAAAGTTTCAAAAATTTTGTGAATATTTTCTGTTTGATACCAAAGGAACAAATTATGGAGGAAATGGTATCAAATTTAATTGGGAAATACTTCAAAACTATAAAGGTAAGGTGCCATTTTTATTAAGTGGAGGTATTTCAAAAGATGATGCTGAGGATATAAAAAAAATAATACATCCTGCTTTTAAAGGTGTCGATATAAATAGTGGTTTTGAAATAGAACCTGCTTTAAAAAATATTAAAAATATTAAAGAATTTAAACATAACTTAATATGA
- the trpB gene encoding tryptophan synthase subunit beta has product MSFFVDKNGYYGQFGGAFIPELLFPNVKELEDNYLKILASDSFKNEFKELLDNYVGRPTPLYFAKRLSEKYGATIYLKREDLCHTGAHKINNTIGQILVAKYLGKKRIIAETGAGQHGVATATVCALMDLECIVFMGEVDIKRQAPNVARMKMLGATVVPAISGSKTLKDATNEAIRDWIGNPEDTYYLIGSVVGPHPYPDMVARLQSIISKEIKEQLLAQTGNENPDMVIACVGGGSNAAGAFYHYLDTKNVQLIAVEAAGLGVHSGQSAATSQLGEVGVLHGSKTILMQDEYGQVIEPYSISAGLDYPGIGPLHAFLHESERAIFMNATDKEALNAAYELTKIEGIIPALESAHALAVLSKMKLTKDQVIVINLSGRGDKDLETYITHLKDE; this is encoded by the coding sequence ATGAGTTTTTTTGTAGATAAAAATGGCTATTACGGTCAGTTTGGAGGTGCATTTATACCAGAACTATTGTTTCCAAATGTAAAAGAATTAGAAGATAATTATTTAAAAATATTAGCATCAGATTCTTTTAAAAATGAATTTAAAGAGCTGTTAGATAACTACGTTGGGCGGCCAACACCTTTGTATTTTGCGAAACGCTTATCTGAAAAATATGGAGCTACTATTTATTTAAAAAGAGAAGATTTATGCCATACAGGTGCACATAAAATTAATAATACTATCGGACAAATATTGGTTGCAAAATATTTAGGAAAAAAACGAATTATTGCCGAAACAGGTGCTGGTCAACACGGTGTTGCAACAGCAACTGTTTGTGCTTTAATGGATTTAGAATGTATTGTTTTTATGGGAGAAGTTGATATAAAACGACAAGCACCAAATGTAGCCCGAATGAAAATGTTGGGCGCAACAGTTGTGCCTGCAATAAGTGGTAGTAAAACATTGAAAGATGCCACAAATGAAGCCATTAGAGATTGGATTGGGAATCCTGAAGACACCTATTATTTAATAGGTTCTGTTGTTGGTCCACATCCATATCCAGATATGGTGGCTCGTTTGCAATCTATAATTAGTAAAGAAATTAAGGAACAATTATTAGCGCAAACAGGGAATGAAAATCCAGACATGGTAATTGCTTGTGTAGGTGGCGGAAGTAATGCAGCAGGTGCTTTTTACCATTATTTAGACACTAAAAATGTACAGTTAATTGCTGTTGAAGCTGCAGGTTTAGGTGTGCATAGTGGGCAATCGGCAGCAACTTCTCAACTAGGAGAAGTTGGTGTTTTACATGGAAGTAAAACCATATTAATGCAAGATGAATATGGGCAAGTAATAGAACCCTATTCTATTTCAGCAGGATTGGATTATCCTGGAATTGGTCCTTTGCATGCTTTTTTACACGAAAGTGAACGTGCTATATTTATGAATGCAACAGACAAAGAAGCGTTAAATGCTGCGTATGAGTTAACAAAAATTGAAGGAATTATTCCAGCATTAGAATCGGCTCATGCACTAGCTGTTTTGTCCAAAATGAAATTAACAAAAGATCAGGTAATTGTAATTAATTTATCTGGAAGAGGTGATAAAGATTTAGAAACCTATATAACACATTTAAAAGATGAGTAA
- the trpC gene encoding indole-3-glycerol phosphate synthase TrpC — protein MNILDKIIAHKKKEVAQLMKEVSIEKLVKSPNFKRTPISLKKALTVKSSTGIIAEFKRQSPSKGIINDKATIIDVTHGYLEAKVAAQSILTDIHFFGGSILDVIQARTVNETTPILRKDFIVDGFQIVEAKAIGADAILLIAACLTKQELKNYGKLAEDLGLEVLYEVHNIEELDKIELDHKIIGINNRSLKTFEVNLERSIELANQIPKSCIKVSESGLSDPRVIVGLKEYGFQGFLIGENFMKTENPGYACQEFISQIK, from the coding sequence ATGAACATTTTAGATAAAATAATAGCACATAAAAAGAAAGAAGTAGCACAATTAATGAAAGAGGTTTCGATAGAAAAATTAGTTAAAAGCCCTAATTTTAAGCGCACACCAATTTCATTAAAAAAAGCTTTAACAGTTAAAAGTTCAACAGGAATTATAGCTGAATTTAAAAGACAATCACCCTCAAAAGGAATTATTAATGACAAAGCAACTATAATTGATGTTACTCATGGTTATTTAGAAGCTAAGGTTGCAGCTCAATCTATTTTAACCGATATTCATTTTTTTGGAGGAAGTATTTTAGATGTAATCCAAGCAAGAACGGTGAATGAAACCACTCCAATTTTAAGAAAAGATTTTATTGTTGACGGATTTCAAATTGTAGAAGCTAAAGCCATTGGAGCAGATGCTATTTTGTTAATAGCTGCTTGTTTAACAAAACAAGAATTGAAAAATTATGGAAAATTAGCTGAAGATTTAGGTTTAGAAGTATTGTATGAAGTACACAATATAGAAGAATTAGACAAAATTGAACTCGACCATAAAATAATAGGGATTAATAATAGAAGTTTAAAAACTTTTGAGGTTAATTTAGAGCGCTCAATTGAATTGGCAAATCAAATACCAAAGAGTTGTATTAAAGTTTCTGAAAGCGGACTGAGTGACCCAAGAGTTATTGTTGGCTTAAAAGAATATGGATTTCAAGGTTTTTTAATTGGCGAAAATTTTATGAAAACTGAAAATCCAGGCTATGCTTGTCAAGAATTTATAAGTCAAATTAAGTAA